A region of Candidatus Aegiribacteria sp. DNA encodes the following proteins:
- a CDS encoding cyclodeaminase/cyclohydrolase family protein: EKQDSGLSSVGRQGKTTGIPEKELIEIAIKSMGLRDVAPFKPEEKIIEYIVAEKEVDLSGMTCRDFADELSTDSPAPGGGSAAALMGALGSSLNAMVANLTVKNRKYRKDWDLMRNIAPEAQSIKDDLLNAIDDDTIAFNEWMSAAKQDGDVQEAVKNAIAVPLRVLLQCPLIIEMASDLEEKGMQASVSDAGVAAAAARAAALSAYYNVLINLGEIEDSSFVNDTRQRAEKCMENVLEASDAVFIKIRNKLTAKLEGNNS; the protein is encoded by the coding sequence TGAAAAGCAGGATTCGGGTCTGTCCTCTGTTGGAAGACAGGGAAAAACTACCGGTATACCGGAAAAGGAACTGATAGAAATAGCGATTAAATCGATGGGTCTTAGGGATGTGGCTCCGTTCAAACCGGAGGAAAAAATCATTGAGTACATTGTCGCTGAAAAAGAAGTCGACCTCTCCGGAATGACATGCCGTGATTTTGCGGACGAGCTCTCAACCGATTCCCCCGCTCCCGGCGGAGGTTCAGCTGCTGCCCTGATGGGTGCGCTTGGCTCTTCTCTGAACGCAATGGTAGCTAATCTCACAGTCAAGAACAGGAAATACCGCAAAGACTGGGACCTCATGCGAAACATCGCGCCTGAAGCTCAATCCATTAAAGATGATCTTCTGAACGCCATCGACGATGACACTATTGCATTTAATGAATGGATGTCTGCCGCGAAACAGGATGGCGATGTGCAGGAAGCGGTGAAAAACGCCATTGCGGTACCTCTCAGAGTTCTTCTGCAATGCCCTCTCATTATTGAAATGGCATCAGATCTCGAAGAGAAAGGCATGCAGGCGTCTGTTTCCGATGCTGGTGTAGCTGCGGCCGCAGCCAGAGCGGCAGCGCTAAGCGCTTACTACAATGTACTGATAAACCTGGGAGAAATTGAGGATTCCTCATTCGTTAATGACACCAGACAGAGGGCTGAAAAATGTATGGAGAATGTGCTTGAAGCTTCAGATGCAGTTTTTATTAAGATCAGGAATAAGCTCACAGCAAAACTGGAAGGTAATAACTCTTGA